ttgttttgatatgagcgccattatttttatgtaaacgcgtttgttatatataactagGAGCCTTCTTTCTTGTGTCCAGGAAGAAACTGGGTTATTACTAtattaccaaaataaataaaagtccgtgcgtacaaagtacacatgtcagaagtgaaatttctttgtaaattaattattactaaggtaaaagccccaatagatgatcgtgtaccatgtatttgtatatatatattaacactgtttacacactgtatGCGTGCTGATGATAATGATGAAGtaatgcgacagaattgccatctaaagctCTAATATgcaactactaaacgaatacatcaaccaatagcgtgtatttttctcgatctccctttctcactctctctcaatcgctctcttcCTTTTCTTCGACAGAAACGAGCACATCTTGcacctaaagaagtttcacttcaaaaaatatacaatatatattagccgatccggcaaacgtcgttttgccatgtatattatttccaaaaaacattttttagttcaataaaaataacctatatacagatgacaattaagggttgtttgtatttttgtaagctgtatcataaaaaacaaaaaaaaatggtataaacaataatatttgtggTGGACAcccaccccttatcacttaggggtttgaaagatagtaGCCAATTCTcggacttactgaatatgcataaacaAATTCATGAGCATCGGTCAAGCCGTTTCGGATATTGTGAcaagagaattttatatatatatagtaatatagagatgtatttatttatttatacttcattatcataatatacataattatacaaataaaaaacaaagagtaagtaggttacataagttattaggcaacaggcggccttatcgctaacaagcgatttcttccaggcaaccctaatatgggacaataaaagaaaaacctacagagggtaaagtacaagaagtgcataattaattaacaaaaaacacctaaaaaattaataaaataatatgtataaacagacATGTAAAAGTTCTGCCAAAGGTTAATTgactcacaattaatatatatatactaataacgaggcagaagaaaaatgatcaaaaagaagattcaaatatcttaaaatgtaacattataCTGACCGTTGTCTCAAGTTTTCTATTGATTTCTAACTAAGAGAATTACTTACCGAAATAACTTTGTATAACAGTATATACAAACAGAAAGATCCGACGAAAAATAACATTCTTGTATTGACATTTCAGGACATGGCCTCAAATCTATTGATCTTGTTTGCATGAAGAAATTGGACACTAAAGTGAATATTATTCCCATCATTGCGAAGGCTGATACCATCTCCAAGACTGAACTGCAGAAATTtaaggtaatttaaaaaataagctaAACTTCAAAGGCcacaaaaattatcaaaaagctgtcaaatgttttcaatttgatctttgacatatttgaatttgacaatatattaatatgaatattatgaTGATTGATATACCTTTGGTAGTTGACGGGTGTGAGAATCTAGCTGCAATATAAAATCGTTACTGGCcattataatgttaatttaattaagtacaaacacatttaaaagaaaattcattaaaactaaaaatcacTCGGTAACTCTGTAAGTAGTGACTGGAATAGGCTTCagaaagtataattattttaaaaatccagTGCCTCTACAACCTTTTACGCTTTagatgtctgtatctgttttgtgatcatACCACTCCCAAATCTGACACATGTCGATGTTAGGacatgctggtttcctcaccaGGTTTTTACTTTACCTTGTGAGCGAGTGTTGAACTAGAACATAGATAGAAAGGCTAACCGTAGACTGTCTGTGCTTCTGCTCAGCTACAGTGGAATTAGTACATTTTAAACTCAATTAAAaacagattttataataattaatgtataacgattatttgatataaaaaattaatgtttgttttctCCTTTCAGTCCAAAATTATGCAAGAACTGCAATCGAACGGTGTGGAAATATACCAGTTTCCAACAGATGACGAATCTGTCTCTGAAGTGAACACCTCAATGAACAGTCACATTCCATTTGCTGTGGTTGGCAGTACTGATTTTGTCAAAATTGGAAATAAGACTGTGAGAGCCAGGCAGTATCCTTGGGGGACTGTGCAAGGTATTTCATATCATTTGTAGTCGTTGAAGTATATGAAAAAATTTGCtttaaatttgacaaataaaacaaagatggCTTCCTACGGCGATCACGTGACTATTGTCATACAAATGCTTTTGTTTGGAGTTAGTGGACCATTATTTTTCCTCAGAACcattttttaggtttttatgtCAACGCGGGTCAGGGATTTGTAGGTTTTAACTTTGTAttacttagtattgtcttatgttaacatagattttacacatttgaagaaaacactttttaccggattgaagctttgcattattataaacttataattattttacataactttaaatttctcctgacgtttcgcgtgctttacagcatgCGTGGttacggtgactgaagacaaaacgTGTTGAATGTCGAAAAGTTGTAatctgtagagaaagttgtattatctgtactTATTTCCctggagttgatatcgactacaAGATGACGGGTTTGTGCAGAAATTACTCACGGTGtcctaatataattataagtttataacaatacatagcttcaatccgttagaAGTGTTgtctttaaatttgtattacttaatttgtgttacacaattttaaagagttaaaattgtaatctACTACACAACGATTATGTAACctcgtttttaattttcaaattcttCCTCGTCTGTTAATAatgaaaagattttattatataaaaatattattgttaaataaactgTTTACAAAGCGTTACATTGATTCGATAAttgtacttttatattttttttaattttatgattaaatatttccaGTTGAAAATGAGTCCCACTGCGACTTTGTGAAGCTGCGTGAGATGTTAATTCGGACCAACATGGAGGACATGCGAGAGAAGACTCACGCGCGCCACTACGAGTTGTACCGCCGTCGAAGACTCGCGCAAATGGGATTTAGCGATGTTGACGCCCATAACAAACCGGTAATCTTTTACTAAGTGTTAGTAAAAACACTAAACTCTGTTTTAGGGCTAAAACTTCGTTTCTGTTTCGATatcgattgttttttttattggaaagTACCTGATCTGCCTCCTGGGTCTGAAATACTAAGATTTTTGGgtttaataatgttcaacaACAACGTACGAGCTCGTAATAAATGCTCGTCCAGATAACGTGCATGCgtagtcgacggcgtgcgtcaggcacagaaggctgatcacctcgCCTATTCGATtgtcaaatgatcatgaaatatatacagaaatctgagtcccagacctaaaaacgttttagcgccatttatttattttaacatattcgTAAATACACTATTTGATCACATACTAACTAGACAGGAATCtatctattaatttaaaaaaacaacaaatgtaTGGTTATTATACTTATAGAACACCAACAattaagtttagtttagttgtcttaataaatgtgtataacatgtatttttgcactacttgcctgtcttatgtaatttaatacattttattttttctttactcacagtggttgcctggaagagatcgctcgtaagcgataaggtcgccagttgccctccttttgatttaattatgttaattttttttatgtagtgtaacgaagtttaaataaataaatataagtacatACATATGATATTTTAGGTGTCCTTCCAACAAACATTTGAGCAGAAGCGATCAGCTCATCTCGCCGAGTTGCAGCTGAAAGAGGATGAGATGCGTCAGATGTTTGTTCAACGCGTTAAGGAAAAGGAGGCTGAACTTAAGGAAGCTGAAAAAGAGGTGACATTTGTTTCTTAGATAATTCCATTTACGGACTTCGAAAAGACCCTTAATTAAAGTCTTCCAGTtcagaagtttttaaaattatatggcTTGAGGTGACAGTCTACGGAGGTCACacttatttatcaaatatgtTGATTTACTGttcatatgatttttttaattgaatcttTTTATGAACTAAGTTTCTGTTCTTTTATTGTATGAGTCCTCTGAGTCTTTATGTACCTCGGAAGACTGGTCACCCACAACGCAAGAATGTCCTAATGTAGGGAATCTGTACAATAGTACATCAATAGAATTATAAGAtaggtttaattaaaattctattaaataaaaaaatattttttattaacttacttgtcttttaaatatattcaatattttttccagCTTCATGCGAAATTCGACAAGCTGAAGAAAGACCATACAGAAGAGAAGAAGCGTCTCGAAGAACTTCGTAAGAAGATAGAAGATGACACAATTGAATTCAACCGTCGCAAACAACAGACTCAACACTCACACCACACTCTCACTCTTGGCAAGAGCAAGAAGAAGTGAGGACACACCTCATCTCTTCGCAGGTCCATCCGGTAAGACCTTGTGGGCCATAGACTAAAGCCTTGACTGGAAACAGGACTATCGCTAATTTGTCGATTATTGTTAGAACTGTGCTGAATACTAGACTTGTTTACTCTGTGCAAAGACATTACTAACTTATTGCCGCCGTATATTTCTTTCGGGATTGTAGCAATTTATTCACTGTATCACAAACAATTTCAtgtaataacatatattaatgcTCGTTTAGTAGGTAGTTTGATGGctgttgtattttaataatcaacaGGTTGAAACGATACACGCCTGCTAAAGGGTTTTTGTGTCATGCTCAACTGGTAATTCCTTTGCCTTCCAGATCGAGAAGTTTCGAGAACACTATCGCGTTTCGCAATTGTTTtgcttacatttttttaatagtcttaaagcaattgaattaaaataatgcttTATAGCGTATCCTCAACTTTTAAAGGTTCTAGACATAAGCGAAAATGTTCGTTTCATCATAACTTGTACACATCACCAATGTCGGTTctaatgtcaaaaatattttccgtagatattaaaatcttttgtgGATGTGGATTTTGTTTGCCTTCTCGGATGTGTTAGTAGTGACTTTAGTCCTCCTATATTCCTTGCAATTCCAGAACGTTTTTGTTAATTCCTTAAATTATAGAACATTGTACTAATGGTATAAATGAGATAATATTAGTTATTCTTTTGTAAACCTTTACGGTAACACAATATGTTAAAAGGGTTGAATTTATAAGTTGCTGGTTTgagtgaatgaaaaaaaaacattttactttGATATTGATTATGCTGATGTGAAATTTTCGAGTGACTTATAGAGCTTTTTGCCATCCAATAATGAAAACATAGATTCAACATTCAAGTTTGTAAGCACATTCCATTCCGAGATTTTGCACACTAAAACCTGTATTACACATCTAAATGATATTcacataaaatttatgttattagtgAGGCTAGATTTTATCCCAAGTTTAGGTATgaacatatttttagtaatagcAGTGCATACTTTACaagtaaagatatttttagagATTGGTAACACTGTCTTTTGGCCTTACTATCTTGTCATTTGTGCACAGCGTATATCACGTTGCTATCAAATGACATTTTCTCATTTGAAGAggatttgttataaaatgtagagtttattttacaaatgtaaTTTGTATGTACCTACATCCAATTCAATCCAATTTGTCACGCCTGTTGCAGAGATTTTGTCTTACTCTGTGTCAAATAATAACTACCATAGACTGTCAAATTTTGAACACCGCCCGAATTTACACAGTGAAATATAGAACATTTCtttgtgaatttttattacattctaGGATACATTCTGGATACAACAAATAGGTCAGTAGACATAATTCACTGGTTTCAatacaatttgtaatttttttttactttgaactGCCAATTTACTTGCACCTAGCCATATACTAACATTTTAtaccaaattttatttatctctaGACTAAGTTAgttataagaataattttacatcAAGTATTATTGGAGAATCGATCttgtatgaattttatttaaaaaattaattgctgtttattaatatttatatttaaaaaatacgacAAACATGCTTTAGTCGATTCTTTTCACCTCATTACAAATTtgtcaacaatttttttggtgAATGCAAAATTTTAGATATACTTAACAGAAACATTGCTTGCAAAGGCGttcaaagtttaatttaaattagtaattCCTAATGAAATTGAATGCTGAACACCAactttgtatgtattatatgaTGTATTGTTTATAGGTTTCTCGATTGCCAAGTAGATATTAACCAATATAGTAATGCACTAAGcatatttagatataaataaagcctGTTTGTTAGTTCAGGGTTGATCTGTGTGTAATTGTAAACATTTGTGAGCATGCAAAACGTCAGAAcattcttaattatattttttagggAACACCTCTACTACTCAAATAAATTCATTCTAACTGCactcatatataaaaaaattaataactatgtGTGATTGACTGATTTGGCTTAAAATTGTATGGAAGTTGTgtttaaaatagattaaacTTGGCTTAACtagttgtattatttttcatgaatTTTCATACACATATATGAGCTCTCTTATTTAATCTGCATTTATTCATTTCCTTATAGTATAacagttttgtattttatagataataaattatattgatatgaaattgttttatttctatggTAAACCTCAACAGCACTGATTGGTTCTTTTCATCACCTGTCCGGTGATTTTGCGCATATTTAAATACCTTTGCGAggcattttaaaatagtggtgtgataaatataattttattatcattatttattattttatattctggtGTCTGTATGTTATGGAAGACATCCTACGTGACTCCAGTTTCTAAAGTAAAGTTAGTTGTTATGTGATGTATGCAAGTGGATATGGATGAAGAAGTACTTCTTTGCGGAGTATTAAATAAACTCACGGCACTCCAACACATGTTTATGCCCATTCTCCGCTTGCTCTCGCAGCTCAACGGTTATATTGAGTCTTCACCGGGTTGCGACCTATTTGTAAAGCGTAATGAGAAATTTGAGAAAAGGCTGCGACTTCAAAACATACTTTAAAGAAGACTAACATACATCAAAATTTTTATGggaattgtataaaaatcacTTTGAActgtagtaaaatataatgttataatagtAGTTGTATgctgcaaataaataatttacgaaGAGAAATTACTATTATCTATAGTCATTTAACTGTGTCACCTCAGACGATACATCTAACGGTAGTCTGTGCTACCTAGTAtctttgaattttgaaaatgttattgtatgtatatctaattaataaaaatttgatgTAAATTCTAAGCGCAggcttatttaaatttttacataataatttaaaatacgacTTCCGGCGTAGAAAGTTTTACTACTTAAGATTTATTACTAGAATATAACCAGACAGACTGGCCGGGACACCGATGGCATCtgaatctatttttaaaaaccctCTCGAAACGTGAAACCTACTACTTAGGAGAGATAGTCTAAGAAAACGTATTCTACAATAAAGCGTAACCAAATTATAGAAGATGGGACGAAATAGCGTTCAGCTAAGATATCAAGAcatcaaaaaaatgtttacatgGACATATGTGAAGAAAATAATAGTAGATCCTGCTCATTTATCGTTTATTGCGTTCTGTATTTTGGTTGCGGAGTTGGTTCTAAATATACTGATTGTAGAAAAAGTGCCTTATACAGAAATAGATTGGAAAGCATATATGCAAGAGTGCGAAGGATTCATAAATGGTACCTTTGATTACAGCAAGCTCCGTGGTGATACAGGACCTCTGGTTTATCCTGCTggttttgtgtatatttattcatttctatACTTTATTACTAGTCATGgtgaaaatattaagttagcgcaatatatttttatctgtgtttatttaatattacttattttgattttaagaatttatcttaaaactaagaaagtaCCACCATATGCCCTTGCAATCACAATTTTAACCTCATATAGAATTCACTCTATTCATGTTTTAAGAATGTTTAATGATCCAATTGCTGTATTACTGTTATATGCatcacttaatttatttttggatTCAAGGTGGTATTTAGCCAGCTTTATATACAGCTTAGCAGTTTCCGTAAAgatgaatattttgttatatgcaCCAGCcctgtttttcttttatttggtTAATTTAGGATTTATAGatacatttaaacaattatttgtatgtGGTCTGACACAATTGATTTTAGGCCTTCCATTTTTGTTAAGTAACCCAGTTGCTTATATTCGGGGAAGTTTTGACGTAGGTAGAGTTTTTAATCATACTTGGACTgttaattatagatttatgGATGTGAAAGTATTTGAAAGTGCATGGtttcatttagttttgttAGGAATACATATCatgttgttattattgtttttaccaatgtgtatacaatattttagaaGTTATTGCCGATTAAAGTATGTTCAGAAGCAAGTACAGCCCCAAATAGATGCCAAAAATTTAGAGGATAAGAAAAAAGTGAAAGCTAAGAAGAGCATGAAAAGCAAATTGGAAAAGGATGAAGATCTTACCAAAGAACAAGagcaattattaaaatcatttgaaaatatgcttaaaaagTCAGCGCCAAAGGGAAGTAAGGGGAACAATGAAGTAAAATCCAAAAGCTCCGAAAGTGAAACAAAGCATTATagtataaattttgatattctttcacaattatttattttacctatgTTTTTGGTTAACTTTATTGGTGTAGTTTGTGCTAGAAGCCTGCACTATCAGTTTTATTCTTGGTATTTTCATACACTACCATACCTGTTGTGGTCAactaattttagtttagttgtTAGATTTCTAATTTTGGCGTTAATTGAATTTTGCTGGAATACATATCCAAGTACCGATGCAACTAGTATCTTATTACATGTGTGTCATATTAGCATTTTGTAtggtatttacaataaaatgtctagagaatttaattttgtatcacGAAGTAATAAAGCTTTGTAAATtgtcttgtttttttaattattccttattatttaatgaatgttTATACATCTTCAAGCTGACCttagtgtatatttttaaacatgtcTACAATTGATGTTTGATGCAACAATAACTATTGTATTAGCAAGCATCAAAAGAAtcgtgaaatttatttataaaatgtaagtaaatttatcttttataaattaaacaagaataaaattgtttattaacacaaatatagaatatttaaaatattttcaacctacttagtaataataattaagaatcgATTAATAGAAAACgcaaataaattgaataagtTTGGTTGTtgtggcagcatttccttgctgGTCAATAACAACACATGAGCACTTATATGGTTTGACGAAGGATAAGCATTAATCCAATGACCACCATCATCATCAATGATTATACAGCCCCTTGTGGGCCGTAGCCTCCTCAAGTACACTTCACCATCGCAATCTATCCAGAGCTTCCCGGTTCCAATTGCGAACCCATATTGTTTCGAGGTCCTTGACAACTCCATCACACCAACGTAGCCTCGGTCTACCGGGTTTATTCTTGCCACCGGGTTGTGAGTTTAGTAAGGACCTTTGGGTTCTGTCGTTCGTCATTCGGTGCACATATCTCAGCCACTTGAGTCTGTTGCACTTTATGAATTGGACAATGTTGGCATCGTCTAGGATGTTATAAAGTTCCTCATTGTAGCGAATACGCCAAACAACGTCGTCGCAAACATGACCAAAGATTCTTCGAAGAATCTTCCGCTCGAAAATTAGGAGAGAAGTCTCGTCTTTTTTGCCAGGGTACAGGTTTAAGAACCATAAGTGAGCACTGATCGCAGAATTACAGTACAGAACAAGCTTGGTATTCTTCGTAAGAAGTCGTGATCGGAAATATCTACGAAGGCCAAAGTAGCAGTGATTTGCCATCATGATGCGTCTATTGATATCTCGGGTGGGATTGTTATCACTAGTCACCATTGAGAACAATTAAACAAACTCCTCACATTGTTCAAAGCTTACGTCTTCCACGATAAAGGGATTTCTTTCCTAATGGTTTTGGTTTGTCGTCATATACTTTGTTTTATCCACATTTACCGACCGGCCCATAGAACTGGCGGCTGCGGAGGCTTTTAAAACATTCCGctaattggtttttgtttcGCGTGACTAGATCCAGGTCGTCTGCCTAACCCAGTAATTGGGtcgaattataaaatataatacctcTAACTTCTTGTTCGGCATCTACAATGCATTTATCCAATGCTAAGTGGAATAGTAGGCATGCAAGCGCGTCACACTGTATCAGGCCATTATATGCGGTAAATGCGGAGATGTCACTTTGTATCTTTACATAATTAGTGGTATTAGCCATCGACATTTTAGTCAGCCTTATAAGTTTTGAGGGAATATTGAATTCAGTCATTGCCTCGTTAAGTTTAGGACGTAGAACGCAATCGTAagctaatttaaaatctataaacagATGGTGTGTGGATATTCCGAATTCCGTCATCTCTTTTAATATCATCCTGAGTGCGAAAACTTGGTCCATAATAGATCTGTTGGGACGGAAACCACATGGATACTGACCAATTGTATTCTCTACTTTTAGGTAAGACAGAACTTTATATACGGTATTAAGTAGCGTGATGCTTCTGTAATTATGGATTATTGTCAAATGTCGAGTTATCTTGGTCAGGTGTAATATTTGCATTGGTAGTAGTTCCATTTAGCAGTTCACTGAAGTGCTCGGCCCATCTTTTCAGTATACAATCGAGGTATACTGAACAACATCTTTGTTACGGCACGCAGTTAGCAGTTAGTAAGGTTTGAATTCTGGTATCCCAAAGTTGACTTTATTGTAGAAAAGTCAAGGGTCGTTTGGTCGAAGGTCCCTCCCTTTTATTTTTTCCGCCTATGGATCTTTTTCTCTTCCTTTCTGGGCTGTCTATAACGGGCATATAAGATATGCGTCATTTTTATGTTCAGTCGTATCAAACCAATTCTCACTTTTTTCCCTCTTTGTCATACCATTTTTTTCTGAGGCTGCGTTTGAATTGCTTCACTGCACTGTCGCCAGATTTCTGTTGGGCAGATATCTTGTATGTTGACTGCAGGCAGTATTTCTTCCGGTTTGCTCGAATAGAGCTCTTTCAGCAAGTGATCTTTCAGTGCTTCTGAATTAAATTTGTGCAGTGTGTCATCTTTGTGTGTATAACCGTTGGAGATCCTGCCATTTACCTTGACCATGAC
This region of Pieris brassicae chromosome 13, ilPieBrab1.1, whole genome shotgun sequence genomic DNA includes:
- the LOC123717737 gene encoding septin-2; protein product: MAAIDVETMPIKVETAMRTLKLSGHVGFDSLPDQLVNKSVQNGFVFNILCIGETGLGKSTLMDSLFNTNFESSPSPHNLPTVKLKAHTYELQESSVRLKLTICDTVGYGDQVNKDDSFKAVVDYIDAQFEAYLQEELKIKRSLPTYHDSRLHVCLYFICPTGHGLKSIDLVCMKKLDTKVNIIPIIAKADTISKTELQKFKSKIMQELQSNGVEIYQFPTDDESVSEVNTSMNSHIPFAVVGSTDFVKIGNKTVRARQYPWGTVQVENESHCDFVKLREMLIRTNMEDMREKTHARHYELYRRRRLAQMGFSDVDAHNKPVSFQQTFEQKRSAHLAELQLKEDEMRQMFVQRVKEKEAELKEAEKELHAKFDKLKKDHTEEKKRLEELRKKIEDDTIEFNRRKQQTQHSHHTLTLGKSKKK
- the LOC123717868 gene encoding lethal(2)neighbour of tid protein 2 yields the protein MGRNSVQLRYQDIKKMFTWTYVKKIIVDPAHLSFIAFCILVAELVLNILIVEKVPYTEIDWKAYMQECEGFINGTFDYSKLRGDTGPLVYPAGFVYIYSFLYFITSHGENIKLAQYIFICVYLILLILILRIYLKTKKVPPYALAITILTSYRIHSIHVLRMFNDPIAVLLLYASLNLFLDSRWYLASFIYSLAVSVKMNILLYAPALFFFYLVNLGFIDTFKQLFVCGLTQLILGLPFLLSNPVAYIRGSFDVGRVFNHTWTVNYRFMDVKVFESAWFHLVLLGIHIMLLLLFLPMCIQYFRSYCRLKYVQKQVQPQIDAKNLEDKKKVKAKKSMKSKLEKDEDLTKEQEQLLKSFENMLKKSAPKGSKGNNEVKSKSSESETKHYSINFDILSQLFILPMFLVNFIGVVCARSLHYQFYSWYFHTLPYLLWSTNFSLVVRFLILALIEFCWNTYPSTDATSILLHVCHISILYGIYNKMSREFNFVSRSNKAL